One stretch of Pseudoramibacter sp. DNA includes these proteins:
- a CDS encoding glycerol-3-phosphate dehydrogenase: MGIVTLVGAGQMASALTFPLFENGNEVRLVGTPLDGDVIARLRQDNYHINLDRTLHEGIKYYTIDQVDEALDGAELVVCGVSSFGVDWFLNEMFKRIPKGVPVISVTKGMIDLPDGTLQVFPEYWKEHMPEGVDVELFAIGGPCTARDLSDHDHSFVAYCGKDLEKLEWIRSHFETDYYHIALTDDVVGLEAAVALKNGYALGTAMAIGLKNKMGDDGIAHVNSKSALFQQSVWEMYQLLDIVGGNQKMIMYAAGDLDVTVAGGRSRKVGQYLGEGYSMPEIKEKLKGQTLEAVVIATRTARAVKAMAKAGKVKESDFPLLMHVDQCLNHGAKVDIPWKDFQTITKDALK; encoded by the coding sequence TTACACTGGTTGGCGCAGGGCAAATGGCTTCTGCATTGACGTTTCCGCTGTTTGAAAATGGGAATGAAGTCCGTCTCGTTGGCACGCCTCTCGACGGGGATGTGATCGCGCGCCTGAGACAGGACAACTACCACATCAACCTGGACCGGACCCTCCACGAAGGGATCAAGTACTACACGATCGATCAGGTCGATGAAGCCCTCGACGGGGCGGAACTGGTAGTGTGCGGCGTTTCCAGCTTCGGCGTCGACTGGTTCTTGAATGAAATGTTTAAACGGATTCCAAAGGGGGTGCCGGTGATTTCTGTCACCAAAGGGATGATCGATCTGCCAGACGGGACTCTGCAGGTCTTCCCGGAATACTGGAAAGAACACATGCCGGAAGGGGTCGATGTGGAACTCTTCGCCATCGGCGGTCCGTGCACCGCGCGGGATTTGTCCGACCACGACCATTCTTTCGTCGCTTACTGCGGGAAAGACCTCGAAAAACTCGAATGGATTCGCAGCCACTTTGAAACAGACTATTATCACATCGCCTTGACGGACGACGTCGTGGGCCTTGAAGCGGCAGTTGCGCTTAAGAACGGCTACGCTCTCGGCACGGCCATGGCCATCGGCCTCAAGAACAAGATGGGAGACGACGGCATCGCCCACGTCAATTCCAAATCGGCGCTGTTCCAGCAGTCCGTCTGGGAAATGTATCAGCTGCTCGACATCGTCGGCGGCAATCAGAAGATGATCATGTACGCGGCCGGGGATCTGGACGTCACCGTCGCCGGCGGACGCAGCCGGAAAGTCGGCCAGTATCTCGGAGAAGGCTATTCGATGCCGGAAATCAAGGAAAAATTAAAGGGCCAGACCCTGGAAGCCGTTGTCATCGCGACGCGCACGGCCCGGGCTGTCAAAGCCATGGCCAAGGCCGGCAAAGTCAAGGAATCTGACTTCCCGCTGCTCATGCACGTGGATCAGTGCCTGAATCATGGCGCGAAGGTCGACATTCCGTGGAAGGATTTCCAGACGATCACCAAAGACGCTTTAAAATAA
- the xylB gene encoding xylulokinase codes for MKYVLGLDLGTSSIKTVLFDQNGKEVAQRSVEYPVYQPHNGWSEQDPEDWYQAGVTTIRYCLDISEVAGEDVVAIGIAGQMMGAVLLDSKGQPLRRAILWNDARTSEAAESVRKIIGDETMMRINCNPVRPGLTAAKIQWVKENEPDIWAKTAHILLPKDYLRYRLTGEYATEVSDASAMQLLDVHNRCWSPELLAAMEIKESQLGKMYESTDVTGQLTKEVAGLLGMTEKTIVVGGAGDNAAGAVGTGVVAQGRAMTTIGTSGTVFAYCDEPMMDKKARVYTFCMAVPGAWHFMGSVNSAGNSLKWYRNTFYPSDKEYEQINKDVVKSAPGANNLIYMPYLTGEQSPHFDLRCRAGFVGLSATHTICDITRAVMEGITYAMRDVLEAIRESGVHPDVMRLCGGGSKSPFWRQLCADIYNLPVVLPDMNSANSTALGGAILAMVGAGMYDTVEEACDKIIKMRDESFTPDPATREVYDKTYAAFDKLYPQLKDNFAEILDI; via the coding sequence ATGAAATACGTATTGGGACTGGATTTAGGGACGAGCAGCATCAAAACGGTGCTCTTCGACCAGAACGGAAAAGAAGTTGCGCAGCGCAGCGTGGAATATCCAGTGTATCAGCCGCACAACGGCTGGTCCGAACAGGACCCGGAAGACTGGTATCAGGCCGGGGTCACCACGATCCGCTACTGTCTGGACATTTCAGAAGTGGCCGGCGAAGACGTCGTGGCCATCGGGATCGCCGGACAGATGATGGGCGCCGTCCTTTTGGACAGCAAGGGCCAGCCATTGCGCCGGGCCATTTTGTGGAACGACGCCCGGACGTCTGAAGCGGCGGAATCTGTCCGGAAGATCATCGGCGACGAAACGATGATGCGCATCAACTGCAACCCGGTGCGCCCGGGCTTAACCGCAGCGAAAATTCAGTGGGTCAAGGAAAACGAACCGGATATCTGGGCGAAGACCGCGCACATCCTGCTGCCGAAGGATTACCTGCGCTACCGCCTGACCGGCGAATATGCCACAGAAGTATCTGACGCGTCAGCCATGCAGCTGCTCGACGTGCACAACCGCTGCTGGTCGCCGGAACTGCTCGCCGCGATGGAAATTAAGGAATCCCAGCTCGGCAAGATGTACGAATCCACCGATGTCACCGGACAGCTCACCAAAGAAGTGGCCGGCCTTCTGGGTATGACCGAAAAGACGATCGTCGTCGGCGGCGCCGGGGACAACGCGGCCGGCGCAGTCGGGACCGGCGTGGTCGCCCAAGGGCGCGCCATGACGACCATCGGCACCTCCGGGACGGTCTTCGCTTACTGCGACGAACCGATGATGGACAAAAAAGCCCGGGTCTACACCTTCTGCATGGCCGTGCCGGGGGCCTGGCACTTCATGGGGTCAGTGAACTCCGCGGGGAACTCGCTCAAATGGTACCGCAACACCTTCTATCCGTCCGATAAAGAATACGAACAGATCAACAAAGACGTGGTGAAATCGGCACCGGGCGCCAACAACTTGATTTACATGCCGTATCTGACAGGGGAACAGTCCCCGCACTTCGACTTGAGATGCCGCGCCGGATTTGTGGGTCTGTCTGCGACCCACACGATCTGCGACATCACCCGGGCCGTCATGGAAGGGATCACCTACGCCATGCGCGACGTGCTCGAAGCCATTCGGGAATCCGGGGTCCATCCGGACGTCATGCGCCTGTGCGGCGGCGGCTCCAAGAGCCCGTTCTGGCGTCAGCTCTGTGCCGACATTTACAACCTGCCGGTGGTGCTGCCGGATATGAACTCGGCCAACTCGACGGCCCTCGGCGGCGCAATTTTGGCGATGGTCGGCGCCGGCATGTACGACACTGTCGAAGAAGCCTGCGACAAAATCATCAAGATGCGCGACGAATCCTTCACACCGGATCCGGCAACCCGCGAAGTCTACGACAAGACCTACGCCGCCTTCGACAAGCTGTACCCGCAGCTGAAGGACAACTTCGCAGAAATTCTCGACATCTAA